GCGCTGTCCACGAGGAGCTCGCCGTAGTGGTCCGTGTCGTCGGTGTCGAGTTGATCGGAGACTCCGGGATCTCCGGCCAGCGTCACCTTCGGATCAGCGATCGGTGACAGGAAGTCTCTGATGGAGTTCGCCGGTTCCGCGCCAGTCATGACCAACAGGGCGCTGCTCGTCGCCGAACTATAGGAGAGAGCTGCTTCCATTGCGGGAATGTTCGAGCTCTTCGCGATGACGAAAGCGGTCGTGTCGGCGGGAGCGAGTAGCTTTGACCGCTCGAACGGGCTGTTGTTCAGGACCGCCAATTTTGCGGTCACGCGTGAATCGATTGCGTCCCGGTAGCTCTGAGGAAAATCGGTCGCGGACCCGATGAACGTCAGGCCAGTGATGTTCTTCTGCGCGACAACTGTGTTTACGGCCGCCGCGTCGGTGGCCGATGACGAGACGATCACTGCCGCACCCGAGACGTTGGCGAGTGCGGCCGCTTGCGCAATTGCTATTGGATCGCTGGCTGGGCTCACTATTCCCGTCGTGGCGTTGCCAGGATGCGTGATTGCTCGCACGTTGTCCGAAGTGATCGCGACCGTGGATCCTGTGACGAGTCGCGTGATGGGAGCGGCCTGTGCTGGCTCGGCTGATATGGTGTCTACCCCTGTGATCAATCCCGCCAGAAGAAGCACGGTGAGAATGGACGCCGAAGCTTTGCGCATAATGGACCTTTCGGACGAGAAGGCATAAGCCCTAGTCAGAGTGCTGGGATCTCGCAGCTCGTTTGGCTGCAATGCCGCGACCGCCACTTCGCTGAAGCTAGCAGAGAGCTGAAGCTCGTGTCTGTCCGCCAAACGGGGGACACCTCAGCGGTGATGATGCGTGTCCGAATGCGCTCCTGGCGTGTGTTTCTCCACCACGTGTGTATGTTGACCCTGTGAGGATTACTCGGTGGAGCGTGAGCGTTGCTGCAGCCGTCGTGTTGGCGTTGTGCCTCGCTGGTTGCCAGGCGGGCGGGGTCGAGGTTCCACCTGGCGCGGAGCAGCTTTCACCCTGCGAGATCTCAGAGATCCCCATTGACGAACTCGACGAGATGGGCACCCCCGAGTGTGACCTGGCCGGGTCATCACTGGTTCTTTCTGATGGCACACCCACGATCATGATCCCGGCAGTCGGTGCCGCATTCAGTCAAGGCGACGGCAACGGGCGTGAGTTCCGAATTGTCAACTGGGGAGTCCCCGGCGTCCACGTCGCTGCGATTGAAGGTGACCGACTGGTTGGTCTCTGGGCCAGTGGTCCCGAGGCTGAGGATCTCGCGTGGCAGCAATTGGCCGTCGAGAGAGTCGAGACGACTGAGTGGTGCGCTCAGAATTGCTAGGTTCCGGTGATAATTCGACAAGTACGTCCCAGCGAGTGATCTCGGCTCGGTGAGCGTGCTTCATCACGAACCCGCCGGTCGTGGCTACGCTGACTTCGATGAACGGTTCTGTGGAGTTCGACGGGATGATGACGCACCTCCCGGCAATATGCGGTGCCGTGAGCGGTGAGCAGGCGACGACGCGTGAGCAGCTCGTAGCCGAGCTCGCCGCCATCGGGCTGCACGAGGTGCGCTACGACGATGATGAAGACGAAGACGAGGAGGTCAGTCCGTACCTGTGGATTCACGCCCACATGACCGGAGTCGATGATGACGCGGCGGCGGAACGGCGGCTGCGGACAGCGATCTCCCGCCAAGCCGGCAAGACCATCGGATCCGACAAGCACTGGGACTTCGGCCCGTTCACGATGACCGCGCGGGTCATCGGCGGGGAGCTGGAGCTGCAGTTCACGTCGACGTACTCGCTGCGGGCGGTGCGTGCTGCAGCGAAGGACTTTCTGGACGGCGCAGACGGGAAGACCTGGCTGCTGACGCACGGGCTCATAGACGAGGGAGCCGTGCAGAACGACAAGGGATTCTGGCCGAAACCGGCAGGAGTCTCGCAGAATCCGACCGGTCGGATGTTCCCGGACGGTCGTGTGCGCGCCAGTTTGACCTTCCCCGCCAGTCGCCGGCCGCCGGGGCTGATCGCGAAGAGTGACGATGACGCGTACGTGGCGACCTTGACGTACTTGACCGAGGTGCTCGGTGAACGTGACGACCCGAGTCCGAGTCACACGCCGGTGTGGAGCCGGGGGCAGCGAAAGTTCACGTTCTACCGGATGAGTTCCTCATCCCGGTCCGTCACGTTCGAGGAGATCGCCGGGGCGCCCGAGACGGAGGACCCGGCCGGTGAATGATCTGAAGTCGGGCCTGTTCTCCTAGAGAGCTATTGATCGGCCGGAGGAGCTGCCCTTCTTCCGCATTGCACACGGGGGTACATACTCCGGTGTTCCGATCCAGATCGCCTCGGCCGGCGGAGGCCGAGTGCTCCTGGGCTCCAGCGACCGCGCCGCCGGTGAAGCGGGGTTCACGCGAGATGGCCGCAATGAGTGGCGCAAGACGGTCGACCGCTCCGACGCGAACCTGCGGATCGAGACGACGCGGACGCCGGTCCGCGCCCCTTGGCTCACATAGAGGGAGAAGCCTTCACCGCAGGGATTCCCGATCTCCGGCATCCTTGCCCGCGTGCGGCTCGGCGGGACGCTCGGCCTCGACGACCTCAGCCGAGCAGTTCCACCCCGAAGCCGGAGACGACGGTGCGCAGTTCGGCGAGGTAGCGCTGCGCCTGCTCGGTGAGGGGGATCGCCGAGTGGCCGATCCAGCCGATCTCGATCTGTTCGTCGATGTCGAGGGGGATGGCGACGATCTCGGGATCGAGGTCATCGCTGATGATGCCTGTCGAGATGGTGTATCCGTCGAGCCCGATCATCAGGTTGAAGATGGTGGCGCGGTCGGAGACGCGGATGTCCCGCGGGCTCGACAGGGTGGAGAGGATCTCCTCGGCGAAGTAGAAGGAGTTGTTGGCGCCCTGGTCGAAGGTGAGCCTGGGCACGTCGGCGAGATCGGCGAGGGTCACGCGCTCTCGAGCGGCGAGGGGGTTCTTGCGGGAGATGAAGATGTGCGGTTCCGCGACGAAGAGCGGATGGAACGCGAGACCGGAGTCGCGGAGCAGCTTGTCGATGACGTTGCGGTTGAAGTCGTTCCGGTAGAGGATCCCCAGCTCGCTGCGGAGGGTCCGGACGTCTTCGATGATGTCCCACGTGCGCGTCTCCCGCAGCGAGAACTCGTACTCCGCCGCCGAGGTCGCCTTCACCATCCGCACCAGCGCGTCGACCGCGAACGAGTAGTGCTGGGTCGACACTCCGAGCAGTCGTCGCGAAGGCGGTCGGCCGAGGTAGCGCTGTTCGAGGAGTGCCACCTGCTCAACGACCTGCCTGGCGTATCCGAGGAACTCCACGCCGTCGGTGGTGAGCGTCACGCCGCGGGCGGAGCGGAGCAGGAGCGTGCGCCCCACTCTGCTCTCGAGGTCCTTCATCGCGGCGGACATGGTGGGCTGGGCGACGTAGAGCAGGTCGGCGGCGGCGCTGATCGAGCCCTCCGCAGCGACCTCGATGTAGTACGTGAGGTGCTGCAGGGTGATGCCGCTCGAGCGCTTGGCCATAGCCCCAGACTATGTCACGGCATAGTCGCGGCGCATTACCCGATGGGGTCCCTCCGGCAGCACGATGGAGGGATCCCGTTTCGTGAGGCCGAGCCCGGCCGATCACCCTCCGATTGGCCCTCATGGCATCCGAATTCACCTTCCGCATCACGACCACCCGCTTCGACGAGGATTACTCGCCGTCGGACAACTCCCGGATCACCACGAACTTCGCCAACCTGGCGCGGGGGGAGCATCGTCAGCAGAATCTCCGCAACGCCCTGACGATGATCGACCGCCGATTCAACGATCTGGCGCACTGGGACAACCCGGACCGGGACCGCTACACCGTCGAACTCGAGATCGTCTCGGTGGCGGTGCAGTTCGCCGCGGAGGGTGAGGACCAGGAGTTCCCGCTGCTCGAGGTCCTGGACATCCATGTCCTCGACCGTCTCACCGGGTCGCGCAGCCACGGCATCGTGGGGAACAACTTCTCGTCCTACATCCGCGACTTCGACTTCAGCGTGCGACTGCCGGCGGCCAGCGAGGCCGCAGGAGGGTTCAGCGTTCCCGCCGACTTCGGCGAGCTGCACGGCAAGCTGTTCCAGCACTTCCTCGACTCGGAGGCCTATCAGGAGCGCTTCACCGTGTCGCCCGTGATCTGCATCAGCGTCTCGACGAGCAAGACCTACCGTCGCACCGAGAACCACCACCCGATCCTCGGCGTCGAGTACGAGCAGAAGGATCCCTCGCTGACCGACGAGTACTTCGGCAAGATGGGCCTCTCCGTCCGGTACTTCATGCCGCGCGGCAGCGTCGCGCCGTTGGCGTTCTACTTCCGCGGCGATCTGCTCGGCGACTACACGAACCTCCAGCTCATCGGCACGATCAGCACGATGGAGACGTTCCAGAAGATCTACCGGCCCGAGATCTACAACGCGAACTCGGAAGCCGCGAGCATCTACCGGCCGACCCTGGAGCAGCAGGATTACTCGGTGACCAAGATCGCCTACGACCGCGACGAGCGCAGTCGGCTCGCGACCGAGCAGGGGCAGTATGCCGACGCGCATCTCATGAAGCCGCACGGTGCCTTGCTCGAGCAGTGGGCCGCCGACTACTCCGACGCGTGCCTGGTCCCCGTCGGATGACCAACGGAGAATCACCGATCATGCACACACTCCTTCCCACCTCGATCGTCGGCAGTCTTCCGAAGCCGTCGTGGCTGGCCGAGCCGGAAACGCTCTGGTCTCCGTGGAAACTGCAGGGCGACGCCCTGGTTGAGGGCACGCAGGATGCGCTCCGCATCGCCGTTCAGGAGCAGCGCCAGGCCGGCATCGACATCATCAGCGACGGGGAGCAGACGCGCCAGCACTTCGTCACGACGTTCATCGAGCATCTCTCCGGCGTCGACTTCGACCAGCGGGAGACCGTGCGGATCCGCGACCGGTACGACGCCAGCGTGCCGACGGTCGTCGGCGCCGTGAGCCGAGAGAAGCCCGTGTTCGTCGAAGACGCGAAGTTCCTCCGCCAGCAGACTGATCAGCCCATCAAGTGGGCACTGCCCGGCCCGATGACGATGATCGACACCCTCTACGATCGCCACTACAAGAGCCGCGAGAAGCTGGCCTGGGAGTTCGCGACGATCCTCAATCAAGAGGCGAAGGAGCTCGAGGCGGCCG
The DNA window shown above is from Microbacterium maritypicum and carries:
- a CDS encoding LysR family transcriptional regulator codes for the protein MAKRSSGITLQHLTYYIEVAAEGSISAAADLLYVAQPTMSAAMKDLESRVGRTLLLRSARGVTLTTDGVEFLGYARQVVEQVALLEQRYLGRPPSRRLLGVSTQHYSFAVDALVRMVKATSAAEYEFSLRETRTWDIIEDVRTLRSELGILYRNDFNRNVIDKLLRDSGLAFHPLFVAEPHIFISRKNPLAARERVTLADLADVPRLTFDQGANNSFYFAEEILSTLSSPRDIRVSDRATIFNLMIGLDGYTISTGIISDDLDPEIVAIPLDIDEQIEIGWIGHSAIPLTEQAQRYLAELRTVVSGFGVELLG
- a CDS encoding DUF1852 domain-containing protein; translated protein: MASEFTFRITTTRFDEDYSPSDNSRITTNFANLARGEHRQQNLRNALTMIDRRFNDLAHWDNPDRDRYTVELEIVSVAVQFAAEGEDQEFPLLEVLDIHVLDRLTGSRSHGIVGNNFSSYIRDFDFSVRLPAASEAAGGFSVPADFGELHGKLFQHFLDSEAYQERFTVSPVICISVSTSKTYRRTENHHPILGVEYEQKDPSLTDEYFGKMGLSVRYFMPRGSVAPLAFYFRGDLLGDYTNLQLIGTISTMETFQKIYRPEIYNANSEAASIYRPTLEQQDYSVTKIAYDRDERSRLATEQGQYADAHLMKPHGALLEQWAADYSDACLVPVG